In one Arenibacter antarcticus genomic region, the following are encoded:
- a CDS encoding nuclear transport factor 2 family protein has protein sequence MTFILFYVPMWSQEVAVKQAINSVIDQWHLAAAEARLEDYFNAMSANAIFIGTDARENWHKDEFLRYAKPHFDKGKAWNFTALERNLYVNDNENIAWFDELLDTQMKLCRGSGVLQKIDGDWKISHYVLSIVIPNQNVSEVVQIKQETDDDIIEELKKQ, from the coding sequence TTGACATTCATACTATTTTATGTACCGATGTGGTCTCAGGAAGTTGCGGTGAAACAAGCTATAAATTCCGTTATAGATCAATGGCATTTGGCGGCTGCCGAAGCTAGGCTAGAGGATTATTTTAACGCCATGTCCGCCAATGCGATCTTTATTGGGACTGATGCCAGGGAGAATTGGCATAAGGACGAATTTCTAAGGTATGCGAAGCCCCATTTTGATAAAGGAAAAGCGTGGAACTTTACAGCACTAGAGCGAAATTTGTATGTAAATGATAATGAAAATATTGCTTGGTTTGACGAGTTGTTAGATACTCAAATGAAGCTTTGCCGCGGTTCTGGGGTACTGCAAAAAATTGATGGTGATTGGAAAATATCCCATTATGTGCTTTCCATTGTGATCCCCAACCAAAATGTTTCCGAAGTGGTCCAGATTAAACAGGAAACGGATGATGATATCATAGAGGAATTGAAGAAGCAGTAA